The genomic stretch AGGCCGGTTTCGCCAATAAATGCTTCTTTTGAAATCCCTGCTTTGGTTTTGTCCGGGTTTTTGAAAAAGCGAAACCAGGCAACCACCATCGCAATCGAAAATATGGCCCACAAAAAAAACTGCATGGATGAAGATAGTGGCACAACACGCATCACCACACCGACCATGATCGCGCCAACACCAAACCACAAGATGAAAAACATCGGGACAAACAGTTCTGAAATCACCAGCACTATCCCGGCAGCTATCCAGTGCCACCACAAAAGATCCATCTTCTCTCCTAGTTTTAACGATGACAACACAGGGCAGTTGTCATTATAATTGGCCCATCATAACCCGAACAGCACCATCCTGAAACCATACCCCCACGACAGAGACAACTGACGCTATGGCCACCTACGCAATCGGCGACCTTCAAGGTTGTTTCAAAGAATTGCAGCAATTACTCAATACCATCCAGTTCAACCCTGCACAGGACAAACTGTGGCTGGTAGGCGACCTGGTCAACCGCGGACCGGATTCACTGGCTACGTTACGCTGGGTGAAAGAAATGGGGGACAGTGTCATCGCCGTGCTGGGCAACCATGATTTAAGTTTG from Sulfurirhabdus autotrophica encodes the following:
- a CDS encoding NfeD family protein, which codes for MDLLWWHWIAAGIVLVISELFVPMFFILWFGVGAIMVGVVMRVVPLSSSMQFFLWAIFSIAMVVAWFRFFKNPDKTKAGISKEAFIGETGLITKEVSAMAKGVIRFQKPILGSDTWPVIADETIPSGERAKIVDVIGQTLKVLKA